Proteins encoded in a region of the Pontibacter sp. SGAir0037 genome:
- a CDS encoding efflux RND transporter periplasmic adaptor subunit, producing the protein MKRILNINLFFIAGLLFFSSCNEETAPTHEAEQEQEAGHGEEENPNVAELTAEQYRVAGIALGKPEMRNLSKGLVVTGQLEVPPQSTASVSAPMGGFVKGTSLLEGERVKKGQLIARIENPDFVTLQQDYLEAKSRLGFMEQEYQRQKELAEEQVTAAKTFQQTTAEYRSLQARVQGLEEKLRIIGVNPSSLRAGGISRILPIYAPIDGYVTFINASVGQYVAPTDVLFRIADTDKMFVELTVFEKDVAALKVGQPVWYALPNEQAAQRVATIHLIGKEISQERTIQVLAQMKEQDKELTPGMFVKANVELNGQQVLALPETAVVQDAGNDYIFLFTGEEKEGEAVMKRFRMVPIEKGVAESGYVQVALPAGVDTASANFVTKGAYSLLSKMRNSEDEGGHH; encoded by the coding sequence ATGAAAAGGATTCTGAACATAAATCTATTTTTTATCGCAGGCTTACTGTTTTTCTCCTCGTGCAATGAGGAAACTGCCCCTACCCATGAAGCAGAACAGGAGCAGGAAGCTGGCCACGGTGAAGAGGAAAACCCCAACGTAGCGGAACTGACCGCGGAGCAGTACCGGGTGGCAGGCATTGCGCTGGGCAAGCCGGAAATGCGCAACCTCAGCAAAGGCCTCGTTGTGACGGGGCAATTGGAAGTACCACCTCAGAGCACGGCCTCGGTGAGCGCCCCTATGGGGGGATTCGTCAAGGGTACCAGTCTGCTGGAAGGGGAGCGCGTGAAGAAAGGGCAGCTGATCGCCAGGATCGAGAACCCTGATTTTGTGACCCTGCAACAGGATTACCTGGAGGCAAAAAGTAGGTTAGGCTTTATGGAGCAGGAATACCAAAGGCAGAAGGAACTGGCGGAAGAACAAGTAACGGCCGCCAAGACCTTCCAGCAGACAACAGCCGAATACAGAAGCCTGCAGGCACGTGTGCAGGGATTGGAGGAAAAGCTAAGGATTATCGGAGTCAATCCAAGCTCCCTAAGAGCGGGCGGTATTAGCCGTATACTTCCCATATATGCCCCCATTGATGGGTATGTCACATTCATAAACGCAAGTGTCGGCCAGTATGTCGCCCCCACGGATGTGCTGTTCCGGATAGCGGATACAGATAAAATGTTTGTGGAGCTTACTGTATTTGAAAAAGATGTAGCTGCCTTAAAAGTTGGGCAGCCTGTCTGGTACGCCTTGCCAAATGAGCAGGCGGCGCAGCGTGTGGCCACGATTCACCTTATTGGCAAAGAGATAAGCCAGGAGCGAACGATTCAGGTACTGGCTCAGATGAAAGAGCAGGACAAAGAGCTGACTCCGGGGATGTTTGTGAAGGCCAATGTCGAGCTTAACGGACAGCAGGTATTAGCCTTACCGGAAACGGCTGTGGTCCAGGATGCGGGGAATGACTACATCTTCCTCTTCACAGGAGAGGAGAAAGAAGGTGAGGCAGTCATGAAGCGCTTCAGGATGGTACCGATAGAAAAAGGCGTGGCAGAGAGCGGTTACGTGCAGGTGGCGCTTCCTGCCGGTGTAGATACGGCCTCAGCAAATTTCGTCACCAAAGGAGCCTATTCACTGCTCTCGAAGATGCGCAATTCAGAGGACGAGGGCGGACATCATTAA
- a CDS encoding helix-turn-helix domain-containing protein, producing the protein MSVKSKILWIVAWIAVAMVSLYPLMLSVGNIEAPHKQKSWLGEVVLIIQGNFSFQDSEQYILWLLLGLLLAIFLLRVATGNKKLQAIREFQVVRQIMGLIKVGETQVVALLPRMLGAPGQSKFSSGPALAVASTMAGLMNTQGGFLFIGVDKDGSCRGMEEDYKVLGNSGRENFRQHLLQVVESVLEPSCCALLKVSFQVVEGKDICRIQVKRASFPVYVHVGERSHFYIREGVSTRELEVTEALEYIERMS; encoded by the coding sequence ATGAGTGTAAAGTCAAAAATACTATGGATAGTGGCATGGATAGCAGTTGCTATGGTATCCCTATACCCACTGATGCTTTCTGTGGGCAACATCGAGGCGCCACATAAGCAGAAGTCTTGGCTGGGAGAAGTTGTCCTGATAATTCAGGGCAACTTCTCCTTTCAAGATTCAGAGCAATACATCCTCTGGCTGCTGCTTGGGCTCTTATTAGCAATCTTCCTCCTGAGAGTAGCAACCGGTAATAAAAAGCTTCAGGCAATAAGGGAGTTTCAGGTCGTAAGGCAAATCATGGGCCTCATTAAAGTGGGAGAGACTCAGGTTGTTGCCCTACTGCCAAGAATGCTGGGAGCTCCTGGGCAATCAAAGTTCTCATCTGGTCCGGCGCTGGCTGTAGCTAGTACAATGGCAGGCTTGATGAACACGCAAGGGGGCTTTCTTTTTATTGGCGTGGACAAGGACGGCAGCTGTAGGGGAATGGAAGAAGACTATAAGGTTTTGGGAAACTCAGGCCGCGAGAATTTTCGTCAGCACCTCCTGCAGGTGGTAGAAAGCGTGTTGGAACCTAGCTGCTGCGCACTGTTAAAGGTAAGCTTCCAGGTAGTTGAGGGAAAAGACATTTGTCGTATACAGGTAAAACGTGCTTCCTTCCCTGTCTACGTGCACGTGGGTGAGCGCTCGCATTTTTATATCCGGGAGGGCGTAAGCACCCGGGAACTAGAGGTAACAGAGGCCCTGGAGTATATTGAAAGAATGAGCTAG
- a CDS encoding heavy metal translocating P-type ATPase produces the protein MNSEDSKNKAIETGFKPLEITSPRTAEAPGPNVGAECCSTDGRTKVKGAQEHEEAEEEAKASYIPTAISLVLLLGGILLDYLDTPWFTGYLRFAVYSIAYVLVGWRVVWHAIKSLRSSFFNEFFLMSMATLGAFYIGEYAEGVAVMLFYVIGEHFQEAAVLRSRRSIKALIDNRPDEVGLVTANGVLTVKAKEVQVGDVVQVKAGEKVALDGELLSERSSFNTAALTGESKPDTKKQGETVLAGMINLDRVIELKVTSAYENSALSKILQLVEEAGSRKAKTQQLITRLAKVYTPVVFFLALGLTFIPYFFVEAYDFNQWLYRALVFLVISCPCALVISIPLGYFGGIGAASRNGILFKGANFLDLMTQVDTVVMDKTGTLTEGVFKVQRVETLLDDKAWFLEAVAGLESKSTHPIAQAIVSEVGLTYQSLSVRNVEEISGHGLKGQVEGRQLLVGNTRLLDKYSIVYDSSVKEIVETIVLVAVDGTYAGYITIADKVKEDAPLAVRRMRELGVNKLVMLSGDKESIVQKVAGELQLDEAYGGLLPQDKVSEVEKLKAEGRTVAFVGDGINDAPVITLADVGMAMGGLGSDAAIETADVVIQTDHPSKIATAIDIGKKTKQVVWQNITLAFVVKAIVLILGAGGLASLWEAVFADVGVAFLAILNAVRIQRMKFK, from the coding sequence ATGAACAGTGAAGACAGCAAGAATAAAGCGATAGAGACGGGTTTCAAGCCCCTGGAGATCACTTCCCCGAGGACAGCGGAAGCACCAGGGCCGAATGTGGGGGCAGAATGCTGCTCTACAGATGGAAGAACAAAAGTTAAGGGGGCTCAGGAGCATGAGGAGGCAGAAGAAGAGGCAAAGGCTTCCTACATCCCCACGGCCATCAGCCTTGTCCTGCTACTGGGAGGCATTTTGCTTGACTACCTGGACACCCCTTGGTTTACAGGTTACCTTCGTTTTGCAGTTTACAGTATAGCCTATGTGCTGGTGGGCTGGCGGGTGGTGTGGCATGCCATCAAAAGCCTGCGTTCCAGCTTCTTCAATGAGTTTTTCCTGATGAGCATGGCTACGTTGGGTGCCTTCTATATTGGCGAATATGCAGAAGGAGTTGCTGTGATGCTTTTCTATGTCATAGGTGAGCACTTCCAGGAAGCAGCTGTGCTGCGCTCCAGGCGTTCTATCAAGGCACTCATCGACAACAGGCCGGATGAGGTTGGGCTCGTGACCGCTAATGGGGTATTGACGGTGAAGGCGAAAGAGGTGCAAGTGGGGGATGTAGTACAGGTGAAGGCCGGCGAAAAGGTGGCTTTGGACGGGGAGCTGCTCTCTGAACGATCCTCCTTCAACACCGCCGCCCTGACAGGCGAGTCTAAACCAGATACTAAAAAGCAGGGCGAGACGGTGCTGGCCGGGATGATTAACCTGGACCGGGTAATCGAGCTGAAGGTAACTTCTGCTTATGAAAACAGTGCCCTTTCCAAAATATTGCAGCTGGTGGAGGAGGCCGGTAGCCGCAAGGCCAAAACGCAGCAGCTTATCACCCGTCTGGCCAAAGTGTACACGCCTGTTGTCTTCTTCCTCGCCCTTGGCCTCACTTTCATCCCCTACTTCTTCGTGGAGGCTTATGATTTTAATCAGTGGCTCTACCGGGCGTTGGTCTTCTTGGTCATCTCCTGCCCCTGCGCGCTGGTGATATCCATCCCGCTCGGCTACTTCGGGGGCATCGGAGCCGCCTCACGTAACGGCATCCTGTTTAAGGGGGCTAATTTCCTGGACCTAATGACGCAGGTAGACACGGTAGTGATGGACAAGACCGGCACGCTGACCGAGGGGGTATTTAAGGTACAGCGAGTAGAGACATTACTGGATGATAAGGCCTGGTTCCTGGAGGCTGTAGCCGGACTGGAGAGTAAATCCACGCACCCGATCGCCCAGGCTATTGTTTCAGAAGTGGGGCTGACCTACCAGAGCCTCTCGGTGAGAAACGTGGAGGAGATTTCCGGTCATGGACTGAAGGGCCAAGTGGAGGGCAGGCAGCTGCTGGTGGGAAATACCCGATTGCTGGATAAGTACAGTATTGTCTATGATTCCAGCGTGAAGGAGATAGTGGAAACGATCGTGTTGGTGGCCGTAGACGGAACCTATGCAGGTTACATCACCATTGCTGATAAAGTTAAAGAGGACGCTCCCTTGGCTGTGAGGAGAATGCGTGAGCTGGGGGTGAATAAGCTGGTGATGCTTTCCGGTGACAAGGAGAGCATCGTGCAGAAGGTTGCTGGTGAGCTGCAACTGGATGAGGCATATGGAGGCCTACTGCCGCAGGATAAAGTAAGCGAAGTGGAGAAGCTGAAAGCAGAGGGCAGGACAGTTGCCTTCGTGGGCGACGGAATCAACGATGCGCCGGTGATCACACTGGCCGATGTGGGCATGGCTATGGGGGGGCTTGGCTCGGACGCAGCCATTGAGACGGCGGACGTGGTGATCCAGACAGACCACCCTTCCAAGATCGCTACGGCCATCGACATTGGCAAGAAGACCAAGCAGGTCGTGTGGCAGAACATCACGCTGGCCTTCGTGGTGAAAGCCATCGTGCTGATCTTGGGGGCTGGCGGCCTGGCCAGTCTATGGGAGGCCGTGTTTGCCGACGTGGGCGTCGCTTTCCTGGCCATACTGAACGCAGTACGGATCCAGCGAATGAAGTTTAAATAA
- a CDS encoding heavy metal translocating P-type ATPase encodes MEKLKIEIPLLLPQVPDEKDRCVRELMDRLQGREGIESVHVSNGQEDGVPQLCFHYNPEEISMARIEALARQTGASLAEKIGHRLLAVDGIRHARHARHLEQALQQSEGVIQASVAPTGMVRLEFDRSSTSEGEIISTLRKEGVNVLDASVSAEDYTRQTGGRVAEAEAEGHQRLKKKMEPGSDHTHEHGGIFGKNTELIFSIICGVLLGTGFGLSFVEGAADWVSLSLYIGAYFFGGFFTTKEAVEEILKRNFEIDFLMLVAAIGAAILGEWAEGALLLFLFSMGHALEHYAMDKARKSIAALAELAPKTALLKRNGKTEEVGIETLRLGDVIVVKPNSKISADGVVVKGRSSVNQAPITGESVPADKLPVEDPEQDFGPDSEIRAESRVFSGTINGNNTLEIKVTKEAKDSTLSRLVQLVNEAQTQKSPTQRFTDKFEKHFVPSVLLLVLLLNFAFLVVDEPFRASFYRAMAVLVAASPCALAISTPSAVLSGVARAARGGVLIKGGRPLEDLGVLTALAFDKTGTLTEGKPKLTHVIPVSDIQEHDLLKKAVAVEALSNHPLARAIVRDGKGRLKGMPVPNAEDLEAVLGKGIKASLEGNRIYIGNLELFEELDAVKPGEELIDRVQALEAAGNTTMLVRENDRYIGILALMDTPRAAAKATLEELRKIGIKRMIMLTGDNQKVADAVAAEIGLTDAWGSLLPEEKVNAIKELRQKESKVAMVGDGVNDAPAMANSTVGIAMGAAGSDVALETADIALMSDKLENLPFAIGLSRKSRSIIKQNLWVSLGIVALLIPATILGLANIGVAVLIHEGSTLLVVFNALRLLAYQKK; translated from the coding sequence ATGGAGAAGCTCAAAATAGAAATCCCCCTCCTTTTACCCCAAGTGCCGGATGAAAAAGACCGCTGTGTACGTGAGCTAATGGACCGGCTGCAGGGCCGGGAAGGCATAGAAAGCGTGCATGTCTCCAACGGGCAGGAGGATGGCGTGCCGCAGCTTTGCTTTCACTATAATCCGGAAGAGATTTCCATGGCCCGCATCGAGGCGCTGGCCAGGCAAACTGGAGCTTCACTGGCTGAAAAAATTGGGCATAGGCTCCTGGCAGTAGACGGTATTCGCCATGCTCGCCATGCCCGCCACCTAGAGCAGGCTTTACAACAGTCAGAGGGGGTGATTCAGGCTTCCGTTGCCCCCACAGGCATGGTGCGACTAGAGTTCGATAGGTCCAGCACCAGTGAAGGAGAAATTATCTCTACTCTAAGGAAGGAAGGCGTGAATGTTCTGGACGCCTCTGTTAGTGCTGAAGACTATACACGCCAAACTGGAGGTCGTGTAGCGGAGGCAGAAGCAGAAGGGCACCAAAGGTTAAAAAAGAAAATGGAGCCAGGCAGCGACCACACGCACGAGCATGGGGGCATCTTTGGCAAGAACACCGAGCTGATCTTTTCCATTATCTGTGGTGTGCTGTTAGGTACGGGCTTCGGCTTGAGCTTCGTGGAGGGTGCGGCGGATTGGGTAAGCCTCTCGCTCTACATTGGAGCCTACTTTTTTGGAGGCTTTTTTACCACCAAGGAGGCGGTGGAGGAGATACTTAAAAGGAACTTTGAGATAGACTTCCTGATGCTGGTGGCAGCTATCGGGGCCGCTATCCTGGGAGAGTGGGCCGAGGGGGCGCTGCTGCTGTTCCTCTTCAGCATGGGGCACGCCCTGGAGCATTATGCTATGGACAAAGCCCGCAAGTCCATTGCAGCGCTGGCGGAGCTGGCGCCCAAAACAGCCTTGCTCAAACGGAATGGCAAAACCGAAGAGGTGGGCATCGAGACTCTTCGCTTGGGCGATGTGATCGTGGTGAAGCCTAATAGCAAGATTTCGGCGGACGGGGTGGTGGTCAAAGGACGCAGCAGCGTGAACCAGGCTCCTATTACGGGCGAGAGTGTGCCTGCGGATAAGCTGCCGGTAGAGGACCCGGAGCAGGACTTTGGGCCGGATAGTGAGATCAGGGCCGAAAGCCGCGTGTTCTCCGGGACTATCAACGGGAATAACACGTTGGAAATAAAAGTGACCAAAGAAGCAAAGGACTCCACTTTATCACGCCTGGTACAGCTGGTGAACGAGGCTCAAACCCAAAAGTCCCCCACCCAGCGCTTTACCGATAAATTTGAGAAGCACTTCGTGCCCTCCGTACTCCTGCTGGTGCTGCTGCTGAACTTTGCCTTTTTGGTCGTCGACGAACCGTTCAGAGCGAGCTTTTACAGGGCGATGGCCGTGTTAGTGGCAGCCAGTCCCTGCGCCCTGGCCATTTCCACGCCAAGCGCCGTACTGAGCGGCGTAGCGCGCGCCGCTCGCGGAGGTGTCCTCATTAAAGGAGGCCGCCCATTAGAAGACCTGGGTGTGCTGACCGCACTGGCCTTCGATAAAACCGGCACACTGACAGAAGGCAAACCTAAGCTCACGCACGTTATTCCAGTTAGTGACATACAGGAGCATGATCTCCTGAAAAAAGCCGTCGCCGTGGAGGCGCTGAGTAACCATCCGCTGGCCAGGGCTATCGTCAGGGACGGAAAGGGAAGGTTGAAAGGCATGCCTGTTCCCAATGCGGAGGACCTAGAGGCTGTGCTGGGGAAAGGCATCAAAGCCTCCCTCGAGGGGAACAGGATTTATATCGGCAACCTGGAGCTCTTCGAGGAACTGGATGCCGTAAAGCCTGGAGAGGAGCTGATAGACAGAGTGCAGGCTTTGGAGGCAGCGGGAAACACCACCATGCTGGTGCGCGAAAATGACCGCTATATCGGTATACTGGCCTTGATGGACACGCCGCGTGCAGCGGCAAAGGCCACCTTGGAGGAGCTCAGGAAGATAGGTATCAAGCGGATGATCATGCTCACCGGCGACAACCAGAAGGTAGCGGACGCAGTGGCTGCGGAAATCGGCCTCACTGACGCCTGGGGTAGCCTGTTGCCTGAAGAGAAGGTGAACGCCATAAAAGAGCTTCGCCAAAAAGAGAGCAAAGTAGCGATGGTGGGGGACGGGGTAAACGATGCCCCGGCTATGGCCAACAGCACGGTTGGCATCGCGATGGGGGCCGCTGGGTCGGATGTGGCTTTGGAAACCGCCGACATTGCCCTGATGTCCGACAAGCTGGAGAACCTTCCCTTTGCCATTGGGCTGAGCCGCAAGTCCAGGAGCATCATCAAGCAGAACCTTTGGGTAAGCCTGGGCATAGTGGCGCTTTTGATCCCCGCCACCATTCTGGGCCTCGCTAACATCGGCGTGGCGGTGCTGATTCATGAGGGGTCTACCCTGCTGGTAGTCTTCAACGCCTTGCGGCTTCTGGCATATCAGAAAAAGTAA
- the lpdA gene encoding dihydrolipoyl dehydrogenase, with amino-acid sequence MEKYDAVIIGSGPGGYVCAIRCAQLGLKTALIEKYSTLGGTCLNVGCIPSKAWLEASEHYHRLVHDFPKFGVTFENPAVDIAKMNGRVKAVVEEIINGVSFLMKKNKVTVYQGTGTIKDKNTVKITQESGTQTIESANIVIATGSKPSSLPNVALDKERIISSTEALSLTEIPKHMIVIGGGVIGVELGSVFNRLGAKVTVVEYMDTLIGAMDLALGKELQRSLRKQGIEFLLQHKVTEVIRTGEEVTVTAQALESKEEISLTGDYCLMAVGRRPYTTDLGLENIGIGTDGKGMIPVNEQLQTAVPGIYAIGDVIKGAMLAHKASEEGVFVAETIAGQRPLINYNLIPSIVYTAPEVAGVGVTEEQLREQGIAYKVGSFPFKANARAKISMDTDGFIKVLASAQTDEILGVHMIGPRIADTYVEAVVAMEYRASAEDIARMTHGHPTFSESFKEACLAATGGRAVHM; translated from the coding sequence ATGGAAAAATATGATGCAGTTATTATTGGCTCCGGCCCTGGGGGTTATGTATGTGCCATCCGATGTGCCCAGCTTGGTCTCAAGACAGCCCTTATAGAAAAATACAGCACCCTTGGCGGCACCTGCCTGAATGTGGGGTGCATACCGTCTAAAGCGTGGCTGGAGGCATCGGAGCACTACCATAGGCTAGTGCATGACTTCCCGAAGTTCGGGGTGACTTTTGAGAATCCTGCTGTGGACATCGCTAAGATGAACGGGCGCGTGAAAGCAGTGGTAGAAGAGATTATCAATGGGGTTTCCTTCTTAATGAAAAAGAACAAAGTGACCGTGTATCAAGGGACAGGCACGATCAAAGATAAAAACACTGTTAAAATCACCCAAGAATCCGGTACACAAACTATAGAATCCGCTAATATCGTCATAGCCACAGGCTCAAAACCCAGTTCCCTTCCTAATGTCGCGCTGGATAAGGAGCGGATCATAAGCTCTACGGAAGCGCTATCCTTAACAGAAATCCCTAAACACATGATCGTGATCGGAGGGGGAGTTATTGGGGTGGAGCTTGGATCAGTCTTCAACCGCTTGGGGGCCAAAGTAACGGTGGTGGAATATATGGACACCCTGATTGGCGCAATGGATTTGGCACTGGGCAAAGAACTGCAGCGGTCTCTCCGGAAGCAGGGGATAGAATTTCTTTTGCAGCACAAGGTAACAGAGGTGATACGTACTGGTGAAGAAGTGACGGTGACCGCGCAGGCGCTTGAATCTAAGGAAGAAATTTCCCTGACAGGAGACTACTGCCTGATGGCGGTAGGCCGCAGGCCTTATACCACTGATTTAGGGCTAGAGAATATTGGCATCGGGACAGACGGAAAGGGCATGATACCGGTGAATGAACAACTGCAGACAGCTGTTCCAGGCATTTATGCCATAGGAGATGTTATAAAGGGCGCTATGCTGGCGCATAAGGCCAGCGAAGAAGGTGTTTTTGTGGCAGAAACCATAGCAGGCCAGCGACCCCTCATTAACTATAACCTTATCCCCAGTATCGTGTATACAGCGCCGGAAGTGGCCGGAGTAGGCGTCACGGAAGAGCAGCTCCGGGAGCAGGGCATCGCCTACAAGGTGGGTTCTTTCCCGTTCAAAGCAAATGCCCGGGCCAAGATAAGCATGGATACGGACGGCTTTATCAAGGTGCTGGCATCCGCGCAAACAGACGAAATACTGGGTGTGCATATGATCGGTCCCCGTATCGCCGATACCTACGTGGAGGCCGTCGTGGCCATGGAGTACAGGGCTTCTGCAGAGGACATCGCACGCATGACGCACGGACACCCTACCTTCTCAGAGTCTTTCAAAGAGGCTTGCTTGGCGGCCACAGGGGGCAGGGCTGTTCACATGTAA
- a CDS encoding murein L,D-transpeptidase catalytic domain family protein, with the protein MTKLTGSVGLGMEQSRVVMVFYRKNDMTGRHFMKSISFALVVFAVALSMGFVLKGSGKGSGSPPVKAETNLHKAAVISESPVDKSASVTDSAPKAVFEQYVEGSYKEAGLELMGLSLETFREAVTGYHNLMSTDSLSQNKALITIVDFNQSSKNRRLWVIDLATNKVVYNTWVAHGQGSGGEFATTFSNVPNSYQSSLGFYLTQETYVGKNGLSLKLTGLDADYNSNALGRYIVVHGAAYASEGFIKANGRLGRSQGCPALPVEVTKPIIDTIKNRTILYVDGPSSGYTSPFLDIEQAALCLSADKDGKGHLQV; encoded by the coding sequence ATGACCAAGCTAACTGGCAGCGTTGGTTTAGGAATGGAACAATCAAGGGTCGTCATGGTGTTCTATCGGAAAAACGACATGACAGGAAGACATTTTATGAAATCCATCAGCTTCGCTCTAGTTGTCTTTGCTGTTGCTCTCAGCATGGGCTTTGTCCTCAAAGGCAGCGGCAAAGGCAGCGGCTCTCCCCCAGTAAAAGCAGAAACAAACCTGCATAAAGCGGCTGTAATATCAGAGAGTCCTGTTGACAAGAGTGCTTCTGTCACTGATTCCGCTCCCAAGGCTGTGTTTGAGCAGTATGTAGAGGGCTCCTATAAAGAGGCAGGTTTAGAGTTGATGGGGCTCTCGCTCGAAACATTCAGAGAAGCAGTTACGGGGTATCATAATCTGATGTCAACGGACTCTTTATCACAGAATAAGGCATTGATCACCATTGTGGATTTTAACCAGTCCAGCAAAAATCGTCGTCTGTGGGTCATTGACTTGGCTACAAACAAAGTGGTGTACAATACTTGGGTAGCTCATGGGCAAGGCAGCGGTGGAGAATTCGCAACTACCTTTTCTAACGTTCCTAACTCGTACCAGAGCAGCTTAGGATTTTATCTTACCCAAGAGACCTATGTCGGCAAGAATGGGCTCTCGCTAAAGCTGACAGGATTAGACGCTGATTATAATTCAAATGCCTTGGGTAGGTATATTGTGGTGCATGGAGCAGCCTATGCCAGCGAAGGCTTTATCAAGGCCAATGGCCGCTTGGGTCGCAGCCAAGGTTGTCCTGCCCTTCCTGTGGAGGTAACCAAACCTATCATTGATACAATCAAAAATAGGACAATATTATACGTAGACGGTCCCTCTAGTGGCTATACTTCTCCTTTCCTAGATATTGAGCAGGCAGCTCTGTGCTTGAGTGCTGACAAAGATGGAAAGGGTCATCTTCAGGTTTGA
- a CDS encoding cation diffusion facilitator family transporter, with translation MPQGHAVSASSQNKGRLKLVLAFTSLYLIVEVVGGILTGSLALLADAGHMLTDVGGLAFALFAIILAERPASPARTYGYYRAEILAALANAVVLIGISLYILYEAYQRFLDPPEVESKAMLLVAVVGLVVNLTGMFILRKGSKESLNMKGAYFEVLSDMLTSVGVIVAGIIMWTTGWYYADPILSAGIGLFILPRTWILLKEAVGVLLEGTPSDVNIDELRTSMKAIKGIEEVHDLHVWSLTSGVNAMSAHVVLAADNKASYDELLSRINQTVTSNFKISHTTIQLESSGYKEKGTHL, from the coding sequence ATGCCACAGGGACACGCTGTATCTGCAAGCAGCCAAAATAAAGGCCGGCTTAAACTGGTACTAGCCTTTACATCGCTGTATTTGATTGTTGAGGTGGTGGGAGGCATTTTAACAGGGAGCCTTGCCTTGCTTGCTGATGCCGGCCATATGCTAACGGACGTGGGAGGGCTTGCTTTTGCGCTCTTCGCCATTATACTGGCAGAGCGGCCTGCCTCCCCTGCACGCACCTACGGCTACTATCGTGCTGAGATATTGGCTGCGCTTGCCAATGCGGTGGTTCTGATTGGCATCTCGCTTTATATCCTCTACGAGGCTTATCAGCGCTTTCTTGACCCACCAGAGGTAGAGAGCAAAGCCATGCTGCTGGTAGCAGTAGTCGGTTTAGTAGTGAATCTGACAGGTATGTTTATCCTACGGAAGGGGTCTAAGGAAAGCCTGAACATGAAGGGAGCTTACTTTGAAGTTCTTTCTGATATGCTTACATCTGTAGGAGTAATCGTAGCAGGTATCATCATGTGGACAACCGGTTGGTATTATGCCGATCCGATTTTGTCAGCAGGAATAGGGCTTTTTATCCTTCCCAGAACCTGGATACTGCTTAAAGAGGCAGTTGGGGTGTTGTTAGAGGGAACGCCTTCAGACGTGAACATAGATGAATTGCGCACCTCCATGAAAGCGATAAAAGGAATTGAAGAAGTGCACGACCTGCATGTCTGGTCTTTGACTTCTGGCGTCAATGCGATGAGCGCGCATGTAGTCTTAGCTGCTGATAACAAGGCCTCTTACGACGAATTGCTAAGCAGAATAAACCAAACTGTCACCTCTAACTTTAAAATATCGCACACCACCATCCAACTTGAGAGCAGTGGATATAAGGAGAAAGGAACTCACTTGTAG
- a CDS encoding histidine phosphatase family protein, which translates to MSCILTILAITSVAAKDKDDLHQTIKAIAAKFEAMGVGASYVTAKGKPVVQQVSFLQEKDLTFPVNGNLRQIALIRHGEPDLRKTGKFSYMEARKFAVDYDSVGIVTPDAPFFEIQNPKEVAVFASSINRARATAQYVFGADSQMTVSPVFREFETAMGEHSPSLRMPIKFWTTAARIKWVLGIDRQGAESFADARRRAQEAAQILVSASADKPKVALVAHGLLNRYIQENLEDMGWHVVRDGGSGYLGTTILVKLDS; encoded by the coding sequence TTGAGTTGCATATTAACCATCCTTGCCATTACTTCTGTAGCTGCAAAAGACAAGGATGATTTACATCAAACCATCAAGGCTATAGCGGCTAAGTTTGAAGCAATGGGTGTAGGCGCTTCGTATGTCACTGCCAAAGGGAAGCCGGTGGTGCAGCAGGTGTCGTTTCTGCAGGAAAAAGACCTGACGTTCCCTGTTAACGGCAACCTGCGTCAAATTGCTCTCATTCGACATGGCGAACCTGATTTGCGAAAGACGGGTAAGTTTTCTTATATGGAAGCCAGGAAGTTTGCAGTAGATTATGATAGTGTAGGCATAGTGACGCCAGATGCTCCTTTCTTTGAAATTCAGAACCCAAAAGAGGTGGCCGTATTCGCCAGTTCTATCAACAGGGCCAGAGCGACAGCACAATATGTGTTTGGGGCAGATAGCCAAATGACCGTCTCACCGGTTTTTAGAGAGTTTGAAACGGCCATGGGCGAGCATAGCCCTAGCTTACGCATGCCAATCAAATTCTGGACCACTGCTGCCCGCATCAAGTGGGTGTTGGGTATAGACCGGCAGGGGGCTGAAAGTTTCGCGGATGCCCGCCGACGGGCACAGGAGGCAGCCCAAATCCTGGTCAGTGCAAGCGCGGATAAGCCTAAAGTAGCACTTGTAGCCCATGGCTTGTTGAACCGCTATATTCAGGAGAACCTAGAAGACATGGGGTGGCATGTCGTGCGTGACGGGGGGAGTGGCTATCTGGGAACCACCATATTAGTAAAATTGGACAGCTAA